In a single window of the Drosophila albomicans strain 15112-1751.03 chromosome 3, ASM965048v2, whole genome shotgun sequence genome:
- the LOC117568868 gene encoding uncharacterized protein LOC117568868, with protein sequence MKFTIVLFLSMLVTLACSQPVFEEEPEIESAVDELSGKDEVGKMQQDETVVAEPLELVDAMDKLIGKEQGSDDDQTPKDSQSRQKRAVCRCVRRGRRVVCVCRRK encoded by the coding sequence ATGAAGTTTACAATCGTCCTGTTTTTGAGCATGTTGGTGACGTTGGCTTGCTCTCAGCCAGTATTTGAAGAGGAACCAGAAATTGAAAGCGCAGTGGATGAGCTCTCTGGCAAGGATGAAGTTGGGAAAATGCAGCAGGACGAGACAGTTGTGGCAGAGCCACTAGAACTGGTTGATGCAATGGACAAACTCATTGGAAAGGAGCAAGGAAGTGACGATGATCAGACACCCAAGGACTCGCAAAGTCGCCAAAAACGCGCTGTCTGTCGCTGTGTTAGACGTGGACGAAGAGTTGTTTGCGTTTGTCGTCGCAAATAA